Proteins encoded in a region of the Bombina bombina isolate aBomBom1 chromosome 12, aBomBom1.pri, whole genome shotgun sequence genome:
- the LOC128642660 gene encoding usherin-like, which yields MSEGDTGESRNACYALTCLAMDPAGHRHIVSSQCFLQVLDTLCKLLQSDEQESCWFAAMTVNVLSSHPQGVVRLRQHQLLEAVLKKLASSHTAEKELLVEVENTLKRLKRLPQPSSPKTKILDCGSLWVEWEEHRSDSGLPITYSLFDSEQLLYQGPSCFHLFLEFKPGQEYHLKVVMETVGDRSPDSPVVVVIVEEPLPSCPLNFEVIGRTATQVKLSWSPPADPGVAIKYYIVYREDIPIETTTELSCIAGGLSSSTNYTFSVCACSARGQSEKVSLVAKTMNRGDHAPGKLSLYVIGRSEIFITWDVPRAPIGRFFNYELCMNGKSVYLGTKRSYTARRLTPNTDYTCTVFAITSEGRFESKPVTKRTAKDEYGNLSKTYVTSSQQVVASSTSDICDPVEKQKIDRISKSPPTKTVNGRLVMRRKSSLSKENKIHTSKSSDDLGCSIAPPLASTKEITPPLALDAKGMQYDWLQPESSLQLVLEYPLRAEELRNILRHEIKVKKIIQKLNSLQSFS from the exons ATGTCtgaaggagatacaggagagagCAGAAATGCCTGTTATGCACTCACGTGCCTAGCAATGGATCCAGCTGGTCATCGTCATATAGTGAGCAGCCAGTGCTTCCTGCAAGTTTTAGATACTCTCTGCAAGCTACTCCAGTCAGATGAGCAGGAGTCCTGCTGGTTTGCTGCCAT GACGGTGAATGTGTTATCTAGTCACCCACAGGGTGTAGTGAGACTCCGTCAACATCAACTACTGGAGGCTGTCCTGAAG AAATTGGCTTCTTCTCACACAGCCGAAAAGGAGTTGCTGGTAGAAGTGGAAAATACATTAAAGAGGCTTAAACGACTTCCCCAACCTTCCTCTCCTAAAACAAAAATCCTGGATTGTGGTTCTTTATGGGTCGAATGGGAGGAACATAGATCAGATAGTGGTCTTCCTATTACATATAG TCTCTTTGACAGTGAGCAGTTGTTATACCAGGGTCCATCCTGCTTCCATCTGTTCCTTGAATTTAAGCCAGGTCAAGAGTACCACCTGAAAGTCGTCATGGAAACAGTGGGTGATCGTAGCCCAGACAGCCCTGTTGTGGTGGTAATTGTGGAAGAACCTTTGCCCAGCTGTCCCTTGAACTTTGAAGTTATAGGTCGTACAGCTACACAAGTGAAATTAAGCTGGTCTCCACCTGCAGACCCTGGAgtagctattaaatattacatagtgtatcGGGAGGACATTCCTATTGAGACAACTACAGAGTTGAGTTGCATTGCAGGAGGGTTGTcatcttcaacaaattatactttTAGTGTCTGCGCCTGTTCGGCAAGAGGTCAAAGTGAGAAGGTCTCTTTGGTTGCTAAAACAATGAACAGGGGAGACCATGCTCCTGGGAAACTTTCACTCTATGTTATTGGACGATCTGAGATCTTCATCACTTGGGATGTGCCCAGAGCCCCTATTGGTAGGTTCTTTAACTATGAACTGTGTATGAATGGGAAATCTGTTTACTTGGGTACAAAGCGCTCCTATACTGCCCGTCGACTGACTCCCAACACTGATTACACATGTACTGTCTTTGCTATCACCAGTGAAGGGCGCTTTGAGAGCAAACCAGTTACCAAGCGAACTGCCAAGGATGAATATGGTAACCTAAGCAA AACTTATGTTACTTCTAGTCAACAAGTCGTGGCTTCATCTACCAGTGACATTTGCGATCCAGTGGAGAAACAGAAAATTGATAGGATCTCTAAATCTCCTCCAACTAAAACTGTAAATGGCCGTCTAGTCATGCGCAGAAAAAGCAGCCTATCAAAAGAGAATAAAATTCATACCTCAAAATCCag TGACGATTTAGGCTGTAGTATtgcgccccctttggcgtccaccAAGGAAATAACACCACCCCTGGCTTTGGACGCCAAAGGGATGcaatacgattggctacagcctgaatcgtcATTGCAGTTAGTACTAGAGTATCCGTTACGGGCGGAGGAACTGCGAAACATATTAAgacatgaaataaaagtaaaaaagattaTTCAAAAACTGAATAGTTTACAAagcttttcatga